The Plutella xylostella chromosome 21, ilPluXylo3.1, whole genome shotgun sequence DNA window aaagtcaCACCTTTGATTCCTTTAAAATGAAGTGAGGTATGTCAGGTATGGAAATGCAGGCTGAAAATTGcaccttatgaaaataaatttgtcCAAAGACATTACAATATTCACTATTCCGCCTGAACTTAGCCGATCTATAACCTCCAACAATAGCTCCCAACTGCATCCCGCACATCTAACGGGCATTAAACCTGTCACGGGGCACTCTAATCTGGACCGTATCACCGTGGAATACGGCTATAAAATCTACTCTGCAGTCAGCACTTGCCGGGAACAAATTTTGTTCGGCCTCACGTCCCATTTATACTATTTTATGGTCTCTTTCCTTCCACTGTGGCTCTGCTCTGCCCGAAAATGGGTTCCGTTTCCTTggattttattctattttactAAGATGTTCCTTGTGAGTCgttttgtgattgttatttGACTATCCGTGTTGGGAGAAAAAGGAAAAGGTATAGTTGGCGTTATCGCTAACTGTGACAGTAGTTATACGCCGGTCGCCGATCGTATCTTTAGGGCTATGTCTCTActtaaaatgtacctaatggAAGTTGGATGTTGGCTTCGGAAAGTTAGTTAGGCATTCTAGAACCTACTATCGATTGCaatttcgaacactttttcgTTAAAACTTGGTTGCAAATTAAACGGTGATGAATGATGGAAATGAACAAAAATAACCCTCATTCATTTAGCGAATAGTTAATCTGAGTCCAGCAACTTCTATTAGCCGTCCAGACTCACCAGAATAAAAGATGTGATCgatttaaaaagttaaatcCTCGAGCCATTTGTCGGATACCAGTATCGGAATAAAGTTTTCTTTTTGACAGCCTCATTCTTTGAAAGTTGAATTGATTTTAGATGGAGTCCGTCGATCAACCGCCGCGGCAGAGTTTGGAACTTCTCGACTTCATCTCGAGTTAACTCAGGCGAGTCGGGCGAGAGGCACTCGCTAAATAGTTGTGAAGGAACATCATTCTTGCTAGCCACGTGTACTGCAATGTTAGACACTTCATTTTCTacgtttaaattttacagaaAATAGATAAGTTtaggtagtttttttaaagtgtgCTGTTATGTAATTGTTCAAATTATTAGTATCAAGCTatattgctataagcaataaggccgcctctttatctatttgttgttttattttaagtttttttttgtaatttttgtcctttgtgcaaataaagtatattgtattgtatatccAGGGAGTTGCAATATTGATACTGTAAGTTAAAAGTTCCGTTGTTAACCGAAGTCGCGGACTCTGTTTCTATCCTAAACTATTGCCACAttcatgtaaaatattttacatgaaCGTGACaccatcataataattattcaacAAGTACTGGACATTGCCTTCCTTAACATGAGCTACCTACTTATCTGAAGTATAGCTATGTTGTTGTTAGACCTCGGGGTTTTTTTACTGTGAAAGTCTGAGGTTCAGGATCTTGTATATAGTGTAGGCATATCTTACTCTATATAAGCATACGTTTAATTAACTATTCATCTAAAACATAACACATAACGCCCATCTTCTTTGCGGCGGGCAAAAACAAAGGCAAAGATTGGGGATCGGTAAGAAAACATCCGCCAAGTCCCAGATGGGGAGATCTCTTTGTTCCAAAAAATAAGCTTTCTTTATTGAGAGCTGATCCGGGGACGAGACATAAATCAACCGCCGCCGATAAATCGAGACTCCTCAAGGCGCGGGGGGCAGTTTTTCATGTCCGCGTGAAAATTCACATGTGGCCTGATTTATTGAGATTATTTCGGTACGCACAAAATATTGGTACCGGAGTTTTTACCTACTACTTACTGAAAAAGAGAGGATTGGCGTGTGTGCCTAGGGTGGGTTGATGCAAAACCGATGAATTATTCATTCAAATAAGTCCATTAAATGCAGTTAAGCCCCTAATTTTACTATTTGTTTAGTTATGTCCAAATTTTATTACTCACTTACTTAATTTTCTATTACATCGTCAATCTGTAATCTTCCATGCAATCAGTGCCACAATATTGGCCTTccttgtacaaatgtacaaCCATTACCAAGTATTAGTCTACGATTGTCGGTCCACTGGGCCAAAAGGATCCCAAGCAATGCTTGCGAAAGTATTATGTATATGGCTGGATCTTTTTAGCTTGCAAATTTGAagagaatataatatagaacATGAATACAATTTCTGATGTGATCCTTCAAAGGCCGGACAACTACCATTTCTTTCATTTCACACAGATACAATTATCCATAACAAGCCAGGAGAAACTTGAGGCGAGGGACATTAATATTGAACTCTGTTGTATTGAACTTGTGGGCTCAATTATTCAGCACTCAGCTTCACTCCGGAAGCCATTGCGGACATTACTCGGCCGTCCAAATGTTTTGCGGCTAGGTGCggaatacattataattatcattgtTATCATAAGTACTGACATTGAAAAGAAGGAAGGTTTGTGTATGTACGATtgtaatcctaatcctaactaatattataaaataatgcgaaagtaactttgtctgtctgtctgttactctttcacgagtttcacgccaaaactactgaacggatttgaatgaaatttggtatacattttggtctagaccctgagaaagaacataggctactttttatcaaggaattcccacgggaaaactttttgaggcgaaccgaagctcgcgggaacagctagtaatctATAATTATGTGGAAACGATTAAAGCATGAATGAAATGCAACCATTATCTCTGAGAGTTACTACTTATCTCTCGGCCTTCCGCATCGAactactacatacataatataattatgataggtCTTTTAAAAGCGTTCAGCGGAGTGATAGGACCATATGCGCTTTTtcttaaatgtatttatgaatgaataagtatatttaaaaatatacccatagtttaaaattaattttgcaTTCAAAACACGTGGAAAATGCCAATTAAAACGGGATCTTCAAATCGAACGGTTGGTTTGATGGACTAAATTAATGTGGGCCCGAAGCCCTATTCTTTGAAACCAAATTAAACCATTTGTCACAGTTGGGCGAGTTCGATCTAAACATTGAATTACTTAACGTCCATTTTAATTTGTCCCTTCTCTACAATCCTTTTCATTGAAAACGATGACCTCTCGTGACTTGAATTAAGACTTATTATTGTTCAAAGTTGACACCACTTCGGGGGACAATAATGAGGAACTAAGATGCTGGATTTCCGTTTTGGCCATATTTTAGACAGCGGGGGTTAAAGGGACGATTCTGTAATGCTTTGTAAAGTCTACCTGAGATATTGTTAATTTCAATACaggttgttgttttgtatcaatataggtacttactatggTTTTGTAGATAAAAAcagtgtaagtacttaattataactttattattactaagtatAGGTATGTGACAAATTGTAAAATACATATGCGGCCTATATAAtgcaatgaaaataaaaaagggccataactatttttatttccataTCATTATGTAATGAAACGTTCCAGAATAGCGCTCGTCACCTTAAAGGAGGTCTGTAATTCTACAGGGTGGCACGTCCTCGCCCATTCATCAGGCGGCACTCGGCGCCACCTGCcggaacaccctgtataattccGGATTATTTGACGCTTACTTCACTGTGACACTTTGGgagttttattattactttactttgcAATGTGATCTTACTATAAATTAGTATGATTTTTAcgaatttttttatattacgcaaattaaaataaggttTAAGGTTTaaggtactttatttttcataagaacattataaaaaacattcacTCGAAATGAGAACTTAAAATTCTAAATACTTATTGTTACTTACAGTCCAACTACAAAgtctgaaaacggaagtggatcctaactaatcgtttaagatcgtatttaatcgatctgttaaaggtatttattaaaggactaTCTGTTAAAATCCATAATCaatccatattttatttttaaaatgtatgtaaaagtaagtaaataactgatgatcataaaaagtcttagcaaaatcgcactctttgatatcaggactttatagtttgactgtagtaaattatacttattactaaaaaacACGACCAATGGATTCCCCACAGGCTGACGGAATCATGCCGATATACAATGCAACTTCAGATAATTAAAACATCGTAATAATCTATTCAAAGTAATGAAGCCGCAAATTTTGGTAAGtagatacctaggtactacttaTAGTTAAGCTAAAACTagtagtataagtacttatatacatatgttagtatacaataatataaaaaggtaGAATTTTAAAAGTTGTTATAATAGGCCAATGGTTGTGGgtagtttgttttaaaactaCTTACTCGTTAAATACTTGGTCTTAAGGGCTATTATTAAGTAAGCAGAGATCCGACTGCTGGCTAAGTTCGTGAAGTATATTTGTGATCTGGGGGCCTACTCGGTAACGCGAAAATCGAAATAACGTTCAACGTTCGGGCCATTTCGCACTCTGTAGGGACAGTTTTACGCACGAACGAAGTTTCGATTTTCTATACAAAATGGTACTCCGAACTGCAATGTCAAAAACGTAATATTGAGTTTGACAGCTCATTTACTGTCAGTTTTACTTCAAATTTCACGTCTACACAAGAGGTAACGTTGAAATATTCGTTTCGCTGTAATTGctgaaaataacataaagaaTGGCTAGGTATTTGCTGATGCAAGAAATTCTTCGGGACGAGAGAAGGAAAAGGCGAGAGGCCCTAAGAAGAAACTTCCGCTTGCACACAATTCCCGACTCTGAATTCGTAAATAACTACCGTCTGAGTCGGGAATTGTTCCAAACGCTGTGTGAAGAGATTGTGCCGTTTCTTCCTCCAAGGATACGACACCGGGGTATTGATCCCATAATGAAGGTAAAACTCAACAAGTAtcttattttcatattacCTTTAACCATAAAAATCAGACGATAAATAACGTAAATATCAGACAATGATAAAACATAACTGACTTAACATAATTTCcggatttatttcagattttgGTAGTATTAAACTTCTATGCAAGGGGTAGTTATCAAGGTGCCGTAGGCCTCAACAGCGATGTACCCATGGCACAGCAAACTGTGTCTAGGTGCATCCATGAGGTCACGGATGCCTTGAATCGAGCTGAGATTTTGAGGAAGTACATTCGCTTCCCACAAAATAGGGAAGAAAGGAATGTCATCAAACAAAAGTAAGACAAAATTTGATTTACAGTTACTTAGACCTACAATTATTGCATAAAACAATCTATTTAATAGATTTATATTTCAGATTTTCCGATAGATATGGGATACCGGGGGTATGTGGCTGCATAGACTGCACccacattaaaataataaggcCCGCTGAGCATGAAGAGCGGTGCTTTAATAGGAAACATTGGCATTCCATTAACTGCCAAGTGGTACgtattttaattcaaaaaaTTCATGACCATTACCCAAGTGACGACTCTCTAaagaatacatttttttttttagatttgcGACTCTGATTGCCttatattgagtattgatgcATCATATGGAGGAGCTACCCATGATGCATTCATATGGGCACAACATGAGATAAAAGCTCACATGGAAGAACTCTCAATACAGGGAGAgactacatacctactggGTAAATGTtccaaatataaatttatccaTTCTCAACCTAAACTATCTCAAAGCCCAAAGCGAGGTGATgcatgtattatgtatgttggtaacccaaaataataatgtattaataatttcataacatGTTCTACAGGTGACTCAGGGTATCCTCTCCGGTCATACATGATGACTCCAGTGGACCATGCAGTAGACGACTCACCTGAAGGGCGCTACAATATAATCCAGAAACGTGCCCGTTCCACTGTAGAGCGCACATTTGGAATACTAAAAGGGAGATGGAGGTAGTACCTATTAAGCATACTTAATCCAATtgcatttattcataaatatgaaACATTAAAGCTTCAATCTTCATTTAAAACTTACCTACACAACATGtctcattattataatacttaccaattaaattttttttcagatgcTTATTAGCCGCCAGAGAATTACATTACACTCTTGAGACCGCTGGCAAAATTGCAATTGCATGCAGTGTATTGCACAACATGTGCATACATGCTCGGCTCGACCATCCTGAATTAGCAGAGGAGGACCTCGCAGCTGAGAACGCCCTGCCCATTCCCCAGCAAGCTGCAATTCCACAAGGACGGGCATTGGAGGAAGGAAGAAGAGTACGCAGAGtactaataaatttattagagGCGTAATATGCCCCCGGCTTTGTATGGATATACTTATATAAGACAAAACAATCCTTATTGTGAGGTTGtagaagagattacttttagtaatacgGCCGCTGATTGTactatttcttttctatgtttgtgaaactgtttctgtttgtgtgcaataaacagtattttatctttacctacctatattttgttaattttcatTGTTTCTTGTATGAATGTGTTTCTATAATATCCATAAAAATATGGTTTTACCGATCCTAAGATACTTACTTTGTGTGGATACATCTATTCATGCTAacacacttatttataaagaataaaacagttttctAAATaagagatttttattttttggtttcagTCAAATATTGTTACTTATTGCTTaaacactgataaaattacttataaactaaCACTTAGTACTTATAGGaacatttttttactaacaattcaacatataaataatcatttttcTATAAAACTATCTAACACATCTATTTTTGATGCAATAAAGatataatagtaataataataaaataaaaaatgacaGAATCATTGCATGAACTAATTTCAATACCAAATCAAGGTTTTTCAAACAAATTTTTTGCTATTGAAACCAGTTCTTGCAATGATTCTCTGATATTTGTCAGCTCCTTGACCTTCTGTTCTTCAAGATCCTGCATCCGCACCCTGAATGACTGTTCCCTGCTAGGTCttgctgaaataaaatttatattttaaaaatgttttatgttgCTCTAGCTgacatgtattgtatatagatattaaagataaaaaaaaaaaaaaaaaaaaaaaacatgcactcacaccttgtactaatgtactcccttgcggggtaggcagaggtgcattgctgcacctaCTATTAAAACACCTACTGCTGCTATTAAAGATAGATTACTAtgattaatttattgttattctaTAACTTACTATTTTACTACTCATTCTGCTATTCAAAGCAGAAAAGAACCCACCAAATAAGAGATAACAAACATCGGTCCAGCCGATCTTCAATTATAAATGGTGCAACtaacacaaatattatatgttttatatatttaagatataataaaaagttattgtttgtatatCTTACTTTGTATTAACCTCCGCCTTGCAGTGGGACGTGTGTAAGGAGTGCTGGCAGCATTGTCATTTTCAGTTGTGttattctataaaaaaaaaaaacaatttttataaaacatacaaagcATTGGACATTATTGTTCAACACCATGCCTCTAGTTAATGTGACCGTTTAGTAGTAAATGACCCTTGAATTCATACCTCTGAAATGATAATGGCAGTGGGTGGGTGGAGGTCCGAGGAGCCGGCAGTGGCCGAATTTAAAGCTGGTGCAGTGTACAGCTAAAAAagatattttcagttttataacacataagtacttacatagcATTCAAAGCACATTATCATTTAGTAAACAATGCTTGAATTCATACCTCTGAAATGATGCTGGCTGTGGGCGGGCGGTGGTCCTGAGATGAGCTACCAGAAGCCGAGTTAACTGAGTTAACTATTGCCGGAGTGTTCAGCTgtagaaaatatatagttatatataaaatgaatttattcaagtattcatttcaatacatacaaacacacAGCATGTGATAACTTACCTCAGGTGTTGGGAAAGCTGGGACCCTCGCGGTAGATATGGGGCCACCAAATCCTTCCCCCATTATCTCCAGCACTTTCAGCTCCCATTGCGCCAGTTGAGGAGCAGTAGACGGGCCACCTCCTGTGCCTGAATGCTGCACTCTCACTGCCGCAGCGGCCTTTTTGGCCAGGTATTTTCTATCGGCCCACAcctaaaaaaagttattatgtagtctgagcctatctgaaacctagttaaacattgtgagatatggcgtttcgactttctccgtgttcggcatcataagggtcacagtgacagttaaataaagtccatttttctctccacctttaatttgcaaggtgcgggtgcctatataaatagagtgagtcgcccgcgcgcctcagttggtttttgatttttgaagtgaacacttcggcaaaatggctcaatgtagccacggttctcgacggcttcgctccgacggggaaaaatataatattgaatttgcggagtcctcgctgccgggagctgtagcgtgatgcggaccaggcggcgcggggcctgccggctgctgcgcaggcagccattgctgaggatttcgcaacgaaggtttgagttgataagccgtgagtaaaatgctattatttactgcttttaaaagctcagccactggtcataatgctccggcgcttggggtttttatcccacgcagtagggtccgattcaatagtcgtggtgatgattgatcacatattccggtcctactagtggcgcttgagctagatacttacattaatgaccgctttaagtaaagcatatgttaattttatacaggaaaaaataataaaaatatatttttctaccctcaatttctaatatttttagaaaacagttgataaaaactttgctattacaataatgcacttgattatagcttatgtaaggctttacaaacaggagctttccaggaccgtcataggattttttacaggaagcacgtggctccgagtttcagtatgttgggacattgtggcatgtgcggcgagtaatgtgatccgcctgtacctacccgctgagggtaggcaggccgattcggtgaaattgaagtttcgtgtaacctgcacccggccctgtgctcctgcgctggccgccgtcttgtcccaacaaacattttacccaCAGTTAcaactatttttataacttaaacctgtataactgtgttataattatctcagttctaacataaagcgataaagatgagttacaaaattaaattagtgttaacagcaggtttaagtgttaaaatggtattagtcaaagcaattataattaagatgttataggtttaaactgtttctagaaccTAAAGCTATACAAGAGTGCTCACTGACACTTGTTAACACTCATGGTTGTTAAGTGGTTTCCtttaatactcatataaatctttaggtgtcatattgactttaggctgcaggaattggttataaaagagattttgtcaagagtgcagtaagacaagattcttacagtgttgaaaaactcaacaatgcagttttaatctttaaggttaacttaacttacgcttattgcgtttggcaagtagactgtaaaagtaacgGTGTTAAGCAAGACTGTGCGGATCGGCTAAGAGTGCATAATACCCTTGGCTAAGGGtgttctatttcaaaaagtgtaatagatgacttaggtgagtctatatgtcttaaatgtaagttcgccatttgcattggcgacctaacctataaattgctgggattaacaatattttgctttaaaatacttacttatttatgtgaattttgtcattccagtcatgccaatcgatttatgaaactaatggacatacagtaaggatacaaaaaaatacaaaattgagtcgtctattttatatttacttatgtttcatttgaaatccttaataaattcggagCGCATTAAAACTGAGGTGGGAAATATAgtatacattacagtaaaattgcaatggcatattattttcaattcacaaaacatgttaagtcaagttaatatattatatttactgttatttagtattaatcaatactgtcactctaatactgtcgcgtatgattgctgttgacactattattttcaaagacatacaacttgtatggtaaaagtgtatttgaaaaacggtaacatactcacttaaccctttttaaccaaacaaataagagtcagggagtcaaataaccattctacaaccacaactataccggtaaaagttctagctgagagtgattaaacgctcttcaatagtaactttagcacttcaatgacaccgtactacaggctttctataacttaaacacttcaatgacaccgttttacagacgttctaaagcctttactctcaaaatcgtgggcctctttcgtggttataagtgagttagagcactctcctacactcttatacagctatgtcttaacactttaattttcgaatggaaccattatacaagttatatgagagtttttttaacgctacgATGTTAGTTGgggtggcacctgcatcgcagtgtacacccggccctgcgctcctgccctggccaccggttcgtgccacctgcatcgcagcatacacccggccctgtgctcctgcgctggccgccgtctcgtgccacctgcatcgcagcgtacacccggtcctggccctggccaccggtttgtggtacctgcatcgctgcatagacccagccatgcactcctgccctggcggctgtacacccggtcctggccctggccaccgttttgtgccacctgcatcgcagcgtacacccggtcctggccctggccaccggtttgtgctacctgcatcgctgcatagacccagccatgcactcctgccctggcggctgtgttgtcccacctgcatcgctgcgcacacctggcactcttgctctggttgccagatccaaacgccccctgtctgggaagagattttatgctcagcggaaccgcctgcactattgctagcacggtcatcataatcatcagccatcattatgagtgacttatttagaaggtatcgagtaacgtgcgctattcatcagtgattttggcatatgcagacgaacgtttactgccaaggttggtcatgttagccatacaagggcacaccaaggaagcctgagtaaccacctgcagtcgccgtagccgcatcggcatggatgacgacaaatcgggtaacgtgcaccgcttctaaaagtgttatagcacttcaatttgatgcctccgctgaggtagggtattctattaaagcagctttcttctgaactgcccaaagtgacctgtagactgctcctggggatagttgtgcaatcaatttttttttatttttttttatttcgatgtctgctgaagaaactgtctaatgcagcttttgttctaaactgccttaagatcattggactgctcatgggaatggtgacgcacggtaagtacaggagcgttactctatactgatgagaaacgaacgaacgagagctgtgcaatcggcacgtttaatacatacaaacagatagagcggctcgcgccgcagtgcactgaaagttcgtttttcgtcatataaagtgaccccccagacactatcttaagtgtcatgacacatcggcagattccagctttgagtcttttcttttctcggctgtgagcaaagtgaatcccaccggcgagtgttcaacctgaaagcactgagctaattcctgatttcgtgaaagtcgctgttgctataccataccgcttcacaagttaccgaatttattatgatcctactgtcgggtgatcatgatcggagtgtcatcgcggtttctgagtggcaccatattagctgtcttccttatgtcccagtggattgtgagtgtgtatccgagctctttgttgaaaaatgcgtg harbors:
- the LOC119690651 gene encoding putative nuclease HARBI1; translated protein: MARYLLMQEILRDERRKRREALRRNFRLHTIPDSEFVNNYRLSRELFQTLCEEIVPFLPPRIRHRGIDPIMKILVVLNFYARGSYQGAVGLNSDVPMAQQTVSRCIHEVTDALNRAEILRKYIRFPQNREERNVIKQKFSDRYGIPGVCGCIDCTHIKIIRPAEHEERCFNRKHWHSINCQVICDSDCLILSIDASYGGATHDAFIWAQHEIKAHMEELSIQGETTYLLGDSGYPLRSYMMTPVDHAVDDSPEGRYNIIQKRARSTVERTFGILKGRWRCLLAARELHYTLETAGKIAIACSVLHNMCIHARLDHPELAEEDLAAENALPIPQQAAIPQGRALEEGRRVRRVLINLLEA
- the LOC125490186 gene encoding uncharacterized protein LOC125490186 produces the protein MAGSGNCSTEQIQELLEFLFEHQDLARGRMRSVDGRARSNRLWQEIAQKLNALGGCAKTVSQWMKVWADRKYLAKKAAAAVRVQHSGTGGGPSTAPQLAQWELKVLEIMGEGFGGPISTARVPAFPTPELNTPAIVNSVNSASGSSSQDHRPPTASIISELYTAPALNSATAGSSDLHPPTAIIISENNTTENDNAASTPYTRPTARRRLIQTRPSREQSFRVRMQDLEEQKVKELTNIRESLQELVSIAKNLFEKP